The following DNA comes from Helicoverpa armigera isolate CAAS_96S chromosome 27, ASM3070526v1, whole genome shotgun sequence.
TCGCTTATACGATTGTAAACAGTGttatcacaaaaaaatttatttaataacttatcGAACGAAAATCTTGGCTTTATAAAgttgaatataattttctagCTTCTTTTTCTATGCCTTTGCATTatgctatttatttatggaaaCAGGTACATAACGTTATATTTGATAACTGTTTCCATACTACTAGACTTGTAATTGGACCTGTAAACCTTTTTAATGGgctatataacactgaaataatttttaatttcggTCCAGTGGTGCTGAGATAAgcaaattcaaacaaacaaaaaaaagcttcagctttatatgtatatcattttatctaaatatcttattaatcaaaaaaatcaaagtaataattttcacaatagctacaaaaaaaaatacacaaattccTTTTTAAAATTCCAGCGCTATGTCAGAAGACATATTCTACCGTCGCCAAGTGTCCCGTCAGCACCTGGAAGTGTTAGCTCAGTACATGGAGAGATACCCGCCGCTTGCGCTCGCCAGCGCTCGGTCGAGGGAGGGACACGTGCAGTCTAAGAGGATGTGGGAAAAGATTGCACGGACGCTCAATAGGATTGATGAGGGTGTTACTAAGAGTGGGAAGAGTTGGGCTAGAGTGAGTGGTGTTTATTATAAGGGTATGCCTGTGACTTTGCCCAGGTCTTAAGATAATATGTGGaatgaaataatatatctaCCTGATAAAAATGTTACATATTTCCATCACCAAGTACTACTTACCTCCATATGGGGTGCCAAatttaatctaaatatttttttcaactgtTTTGCTATGATAGCATTATGAAGAAAAATTTCAATAATAGCTACAATCTTTGCAGTCTGTTGATGGATGAATATatgaaatgcaaaataaaaaaaaaggctgattttcagccttgctttaataaattaattttatcacaatGAGTTCCTCTTTGTCTCGCAAGGCATAGTGGAGACGTGCTATCATTGTTTCTTATGttacaattaatttacaaactttAATCTATCCTTAATTCTTCCCAGTACTGGATAGACCTAAAATTCAAGATCCGTCGCAAGTATGCAGTGATACAGAAGTGTCTCTCAGAAGGGACGCACTGCACCATTCACCTGAACCCTCTGGAGGAGAGGATAGTGAAGATCCTGACCGATGAGGAGGGGAACCTGCTGCCCACTGCGTCCGTGTACCATCAGATGAAGAGTTACCATCCGCTGCATTATTTGAAGAGTGGGGTAGGtgatttttaactttaaatgtGTAGCTGTAGATTTTAAtgtgaaaggaaaattaatctgtctgtttgtcacaCTGTTTTAGCCAATGCAGGGAAGGGTAGGTTACTATTAATTTGAATGCACAAAGTATTCAAAGGAATTTTAAAATACAGGAAACAATTAGTATTAAAGTATGCAGGCGTACATTACAATACACATACAAGTTCACACATTAAACTTTGAAATAACTGcagtattattaaaaactttgtcATAACTATAATTTTACACTGTATATTCACCCTTATAATTCTGTGTAGCTCCCTTCCAACTATTTATATCTCATAGccgtttaattttgtttatcgtCTTTCAGAATAACAACCTAAACATAAAAGCAATAACAGAATCCAACACAAAAATCGACGACACAGGAGGCATAGAGTCAGCAGACGAGTGTCAAGATGACTTCCTAACCACCTCCCCAACAGAACACATAGTTTTGCCTCAACCGGACATCAAACCCAACATAGCCAGCATGAAACCAGACA
Coding sequences within:
- the LOC110380408 gene encoding uncharacterized protein LOC110380408 — translated: MSEDIFYRRQVSRQHLEVLAQYMERYPPLALASARSREGHVQSKRMWEKIARTLNRIDEGVTKSGKSWARYWIDLKFKIRRKYAVIQKCLSEGTHCTIHLNPLEERIVKILTDEEGNLLPTASVYHQMKSYHPLHYLKSGNNNLNIKAITESNTKIDDTGGIESADECQDDFLTTSPTEHIVLPQPDIKPNIASMKPDITDPILIPEEKKTIEELRRELVEFELRKQKELFEMEKQFKREKHEMEMEILRVKKQLMMKELKKL